A single window of Cellulomonas sp. NTE-D12 DNA harbors:
- a CDS encoding copper resistance CopC family protein → MAVATAVVAATAGLGLLGALPASAHDELVSTDPADGATVATAPDQVTLTFTDKAIALGTEVKVTAPDGSVVSTGDPQLGPTTVAQPLGAARPAGTYTVVWRVTSADGHPVSGTFRFAATSAVGVAAPTASAAPSQVPSATPGASAASPSAASPAPTPTASADPAPSASTGRPSYWLVVGAVLVLAAAAAALGRRRRQALGAGADSRAEAGADSGPDASSGTGIPSEQPQP, encoded by the coding sequence GTGGCCGTCGCCACGGCCGTGGTCGCGGCGACGGCGGGACTTGGCCTCCTCGGAGCGCTGCCGGCGTCGGCCCACGACGAGCTGGTGTCCACCGACCCCGCGGACGGTGCCACCGTCGCGACGGCCCCGGACCAGGTGACCCTGACGTTCACCGACAAGGCGATCGCGCTCGGCACCGAGGTGAAGGTGACGGCTCCTGACGGGTCGGTGGTCAGCACCGGCGACCCACAGCTGGGGCCGACCACCGTCGCACAGCCCCTCGGCGCGGCGCGCCCGGCCGGCACGTACACGGTGGTCTGGCGCGTGACCTCTGCCGACGGACACCCGGTCTCCGGCACCTTCCGTTTCGCCGCCACGTCGGCGGTCGGCGTCGCGGCCCCGACAGCCTCGGCCGCGCCGTCGCAGGTGCCCAGCGCCACGCCGGGCGCCTCCGCCGCCAGCCCCTCCGCCGCCAGCCCCGCGCCGACACCGACAGCCTCGGCCGACCCGGCGCCGTCCGCGTCGACCGGCCGCCCGTCGTACTGGCTGGTGGTCGGCGCGGTGCTGGTGCTCGCGGCCGCGGCGGCTGCCCTCGGTCGGCGTCGGCGCCAGGCGCTCGGCGCCGGTGCTGACTCCCGCGCTGAGGCCGGTGCTGACTCAGGGCCCGACGCCTCCAGCGGCACCGGGATCCCATCGGAGCAGCCGCAGCCCTGA
- a CDS encoding extracellular solute-binding protein: MRRGKGLTALTLAVAGAVTLAACGTGSSGGSGTTAAAGGGVGTACASPTTVTFWQQKFEDYQQAWYKKYVDQFNSSQTCVKVDYKVVPADTWTQKLQAAQAAGNQPDVVTTNYGNIKPGVAQGQFAALDDYLPASALADIKPNVAPFVTEKGKHWGYPMLVEPSAVLYINSDMAKAAGLDPASPPKSWKDLVDWSTKLTSGNVKGITIASVATELGWSSWGLQYNSCGHFPITDDWASARATDSCFADVVNLYKTLYQNKLMPQNPKVGYTDAAPFESGEVAMMVNGSWALGAIKKDKPDLLAKTVVAALPTKDGGTGETTATLGGWTLTLDAKSKHPKEAAAFISYLAAGDPNIMADFFKQAGYSKYTTRTSVDKAIAANDPSTTQDANMKTISDDIVAHGIAEPVYPWDISLAMGTAIESGMKGTAPVDAALKTANDSINSTIQKQQLKGTAPQS; the protein is encoded by the coding sequence ATGAGGCGAGGCAAGGGGCTGACAGCCCTCACGCTGGCGGTCGCCGGCGCGGTCACGCTCGCTGCGTGCGGCACCGGGTCGAGCGGAGGGTCCGGCACCACGGCGGCGGCCGGCGGGGGGGTGGGCACTGCCTGCGCGAGCCCGACCACCGTCACGTTCTGGCAGCAGAAGTTCGAGGACTACCAGCAGGCCTGGTACAAGAAGTACGTCGACCAGTTCAACTCGTCGCAGACCTGCGTCAAGGTCGACTACAAAGTGGTACCGGCCGACACCTGGACCCAGAAGCTGCAGGCGGCACAGGCCGCGGGGAACCAGCCGGACGTCGTCACGACGAACTACGGCAACATCAAGCCGGGCGTCGCGCAGGGCCAGTTCGCGGCCCTCGACGACTACCTGCCGGCGTCAGCGCTGGCCGACATCAAGCCGAACGTCGCGCCGTTCGTCACCGAGAAGGGCAAGCACTGGGGCTACCCGATGCTCGTCGAGCCGTCCGCCGTGCTGTACATCAACAGCGACATGGCCAAGGCCGCGGGCCTGGACCCGGCGAGCCCGCCGAAGTCCTGGAAGGACCTCGTCGACTGGTCCACCAAGCTCACCTCCGGCAACGTCAAGGGCATCACCATCGCGTCGGTCGCCACCGAGCTCGGCTGGTCCAGCTGGGGCCTGCAGTACAACTCCTGCGGCCACTTCCCCATCACCGACGACTGGGCCTCGGCGCGGGCGACCGACTCCTGCTTCGCGGACGTCGTCAACCTGTACAAGACGCTGTACCAGAACAAGCTGATGCCGCAGAACCCCAAGGTCGGCTACACCGACGCCGCACCGTTCGAGAGCGGTGAGGTCGCGATGATGGTCAACGGCTCGTGGGCCCTCGGCGCCATCAAGAAGGACAAGCCCGACCTGCTGGCCAAGACGGTGGTCGCCGCGCTGCCGACCAAGGACGGCGGCACCGGGGAGACCACCGCGACGCTCGGCGGCTGGACGCTGACGCTCGACGCCAAGTCCAAGCACCCCAAGGAGGCGGCTGCGTTCATCTCCTACCTGGCGGCCGGCGACCCGAACATCATGGCCGACTTCTTCAAGCAGGCCGGCTACTCGAAGTACACGACCCGCACCTCGGTGGACAAGGCGATCGCCGCCAACGACCCCAGCACCACCCAGGACGCGAACATGAAGACGATCTCCGACGACATCGTCGCCCACGGGATCGCCGAGCCGGTCTACCCGTGGGACATCTCGCTCGCGATGGGCACGGCCATCGAGTCGGGCATGAAGGGCACGGCACCGGTCGACGCGGCGCTGAAGACCGCGAACGACTCCATCAACAGCACCATCCAGAAGCAGCAGCTCAAGGGCACGGCTCCGCAGTCCTGA
- a CDS encoding RbsD/FucU domain-containing protein: protein MLAGIHPLLTGTLLHHLDAMGHGDCVLVCDAHFPADRLARAVVDLPGLDADAVVEAICTVLPLDVPTSAVLMQPEDVEAPAVTALRDACPAPTEAVRSLTRSAFYDAARGARLAIRTGERRTFGNILLFKGVVA from the coding sequence GTGCTCGCTGGCATCCACCCGCTGCTGACGGGAACCCTGCTGCATCACCTCGATGCGATGGGGCACGGCGACTGCGTGCTCGTGTGCGACGCGCACTTCCCTGCCGATCGGCTGGCCCGTGCGGTCGTCGACCTGCCCGGTCTCGACGCGGACGCCGTCGTCGAGGCGATCTGCACGGTGCTCCCGCTGGACGTGCCGACCTCTGCGGTGCTGATGCAGCCCGAGGACGTCGAGGCCCCGGCCGTCACCGCGCTCCGGGACGCCTGCCCCGCACCGACCGAGGCCGTACGGAGCCTCACCCGGTCGGCGTTCTACGACGCCGCTCGCGGAGCTCGGCTCGCCATCCGCACGGGCGAGCGGCGCACGTTCGGAAACATCCTCCTGTTCAAGGGTGTGGTCGCATGA
- a CDS encoding ABC transporter substrate-binding protein, with protein MSTRRGPHALAAIGLLVATALAVTGCTAGASPKPTASSSTAAARTDATLRLGLAAAPANLDFTSTGGAAIFQALLGNVYEGLLRLDQDGKVVPLLATGYTVSRDGLTYDFTLREGVKFSNGSPFDAAAVKFSLERVKTWKANTPGNLAVLDHVEVVSPTEAKVVLTKPDATVPFWLAGPLGAMFSPDAVDSLATKAVGTGPFTVASYQTGVKLVLTRNDAYWGAKALVKQVDLDYFADASAAANALRSGGVDALYQAEAYDQLASFKADPRFTVTAGSSQGVVVLSMNEANPALADVRVRQAISHAIDKKAVVAAATGGVATELHGPAVPTDPYFVRSDEPYPYDPAAAKQLLADAGVTGLNLTFTVPNRPYAQAISQVVQSDLAAVGITATLQTQEFPAVWVDKTLTQHQFDLTVVNHVEPRNVTNYGNPSYYWSYSNPAVGKDFAAAKAATDEDSYITHMTDAVQAIIKDAAGVWLYNPPNVVVSTTAVHGMPTNDLGVGIGLAGVSVTG; from the coding sequence ATGAGCACCAGACGTGGGCCTCACGCCCTCGCCGCGATCGGGCTTCTCGTCGCCACGGCCCTGGCGGTCACGGGGTGCACCGCGGGTGCGTCACCGAAGCCGACCGCCTCGTCGTCCACCGCCGCCGCCCGCACCGACGCGACGCTCCGCCTCGGCCTGGCCGCCGCGCCGGCCAACCTCGACTTCACCAGCACGGGCGGCGCCGCGATCTTCCAGGCGCTGCTCGGCAACGTGTACGAGGGCCTCCTGCGTCTGGACCAGGACGGCAAGGTGGTGCCGCTGCTGGCCACCGGGTACACGGTCAGCCGGGACGGGCTGACGTACGACTTCACGCTGCGGGAGGGCGTGAAGTTCAGCAACGGGTCGCCGTTCGACGCGGCCGCCGTGAAGTTCTCCCTCGAGCGCGTCAAGACGTGGAAGGCGAACACCCCCGGCAACCTCGCGGTGCTGGACCACGTGGAGGTGGTCTCCCCCACCGAGGCCAAGGTGGTGCTGACCAAGCCGGATGCGACGGTCCCGTTCTGGCTGGCCGGTCCGCTCGGTGCGATGTTCTCCCCCGACGCGGTGGACTCCCTGGCCACCAAGGCGGTGGGCACGGGACCGTTCACGGTCGCCTCGTACCAGACCGGCGTGAAGCTGGTGCTGACCCGCAACGACGCCTACTGGGGCGCGAAGGCCCTGGTCAAGCAGGTGGACCTGGACTACTTCGCCGATGCGAGCGCCGCCGCGAACGCCCTGCGGTCCGGCGGTGTCGACGCGCTGTACCAGGCGGAGGCGTACGACCAGCTGGCATCGTTCAAGGCCGACCCGCGGTTCACGGTGACCGCCGGCAGCTCGCAGGGCGTGGTGGTGCTGTCGATGAACGAGGCCAACCCGGCGCTCGCCGACGTGCGCGTGCGGCAGGCGATCAGCCACGCGATCGACAAGAAGGCGGTGGTCGCGGCGGCCACGGGCGGCGTCGCGACGGAGCTGCACGGACCGGCGGTGCCGACCGACCCGTACTTCGTCAGGTCGGACGAGCCGTACCCGTACGACCCGGCCGCAGCGAAGCAGCTGCTGGCCGACGCCGGCGTCACGGGGCTGAACCTCACCTTCACGGTGCCGAACCGGCCGTACGCGCAGGCGATCAGCCAGGTGGTGCAGTCCGACCTGGCCGCGGTGGGCATCACCGCCACCCTGCAGACCCAGGAGTTCCCCGCCGTGTGGGTGGACAAGACCCTCACCCAGCACCAGTTCGACCTGACCGTGGTCAACCACGTCGAGCCGCGCAACGTCACCAACTACGGCAACCCGAGCTACTACTGGAGCTACTCGAACCCGGCGGTGGGGAAGGACTTCGCGGCGGCGAAGGCGGCGACCGACGAGGACTCGTACATCACGCACATGACCGACGCGGTGCAGGCGATCATCAAGGACGCCGCGGGGGTGTGGCTCTACAACCCGCCGAACGTGGTGGTGTCCACGACGGCCGTGCACGGGATGCCGACCAACGACCTGGGCGTGGGGATCGGCCTGGCCGGCGTCTCCGTCACGGGCTGA
- a CDS encoding LacI family DNA-binding transcriptional regulator produces the protein MVDGRPMNIQDVARVAGVSAATVSRVLNGRDSVDAEMAARVRQAVAETGYVPNSNGRALRRQVSDVWAAIVSDVQNAFFTGMVASLESVAAQRGLSVMLCNTDEHLSRERVYIQTAIAQRMAGVVIAAASAKQSNLAPLLTAGIPVVVVDRRVDSYTGDTIFVDNHLAGRLAAEHLMQMGYNRIACIAGPSEVSTTEERLAGFRDALSKGPHPLSPSMVRRTNLRPEGGEVAMRALLTSPHPPDAVFTTNGPLTVGAYRAIQAAGLEMPHDIALVGTDDDQWTRMVVPGVSVIRQPVAQMGALAAELLLSRGSSAHSAPQHIVLDPELLVRASSTRRA, from the coding sequence GTGGTCGACGGACGCCCGATGAACATCCAGGACGTGGCACGGGTCGCCGGCGTGTCAGCCGCGACCGTCTCCCGCGTCCTCAACGGTCGGGACTCCGTCGACGCCGAGATGGCCGCGCGGGTGCGCCAGGCGGTCGCCGAGACGGGGTACGTGCCCAACAGCAACGGTCGAGCGCTCCGCCGGCAGGTGTCCGACGTGTGGGCGGCGATCGTCTCCGACGTCCAGAACGCCTTCTTCACCGGCATGGTGGCCTCGCTCGAGTCGGTCGCCGCGCAGCGCGGGCTGTCCGTGATGCTCTGCAACACTGACGAGCACCTGAGCCGTGAGCGCGTCTACATCCAGACCGCGATCGCGCAGCGTATGGCCGGCGTCGTCATCGCCGCCGCATCGGCCAAGCAGTCGAATCTTGCACCGTTGCTCACCGCCGGCATCCCCGTGGTCGTCGTCGACCGGCGCGTCGACAGCTACACCGGCGACACGATCTTCGTCGACAACCACCTCGCCGGCCGGCTCGCTGCGGAGCACCTGATGCAGATGGGGTACAACCGCATCGCCTGCATCGCCGGCCCTTCCGAGGTCAGCACCACCGAGGAGCGTCTGGCAGGCTTCCGCGACGCCCTCTCCAAGGGACCGCACCCGCTGAGTCCGTCCATGGTGCGACGTACCAACCTGCGCCCGGAGGGCGGCGAGGTCGCGATGCGCGCCCTGCTCACGTCCCCGCACCCGCCGGACGCCGTGTTCACCACCAACGGACCGCTGACGGTCGGCGCCTACCGGGCGATCCAGGCGGCCGGGCTCGAGATGCCGCACGACATCGCCCTGGTCGGCACGGACGACGACCAGTGGACCCGGATGGTGGTGCCCGGCGTGAGCGTGATCCGCCAGCCGGTCGCCCAGATGGGCGCGCTCGCCGCCGAGCTGCTGCTGTCCCGCGGCTCGTCCGCGCACTCCGCGCCGCAGCACATCGTGCTGGACCCGGAGCTGCTGGTCAGGGCCTCGTCGACGCGCCGGGCCTGA
- a CDS encoding ABC transporter permease, translating into MLLTVLRRLGVFALTALVASVVVFVLLAVLPGDPARAQLGLDATPDQVAALRHQLGLDRSLPAQYVHWLGQLATGSLGISYSTRAPVGPEVLNAMQVSLLLVLAGMVVAALIALPTGLLAAVRQGRADGAALSAATQVGISVPSFLAGLLLVTVFAVRLHWLPSGGWVAPVDGVGGFLRHLVLPALALGLVRGAILSRYLRSALLDVQREDFMRTARAKGMTRWQALRRHGLRNALVPVVTVTGVELAGLLVGAVVIETVFVIPGLGSLLLRSVANRDLVEVQAVVMVVVLLVLALNLLVDLVYVLVDPRLRRAR; encoded by the coding sequence ATGCTGCTGACCGTGCTGCGGCGCCTCGGGGTGTTCGCCCTGACGGCGCTGGTGGCGTCGGTGGTCGTCTTCGTGCTGCTCGCCGTGCTGCCGGGCGACCCGGCACGGGCGCAGCTCGGCCTCGACGCGACGCCCGACCAGGTCGCGGCGCTGCGCCACCAGCTGGGCCTCGACAGGTCGCTGCCGGCGCAGTACGTCCACTGGCTCGGTCAGCTGGCGACCGGGAGCCTCGGCATCTCGTACTCCACGCGCGCGCCGGTGGGGCCCGAGGTGCTGAACGCCATGCAGGTGTCGCTGCTCCTGGTGCTGGCCGGCATGGTGGTGGCGGCGCTGATCGCCCTGCCGACCGGGCTGCTGGCGGCGGTGCGGCAGGGGCGCGCCGACGGCGCGGCGCTCTCGGCGGCCACGCAGGTGGGCATCTCGGTGCCGAGCTTCCTGGCCGGGCTGCTGCTGGTGACGGTGTTCGCCGTGCGGCTGCACTGGCTGCCGTCCGGCGGCTGGGTGGCGCCGGTGGACGGCGTCGGCGGGTTCCTGCGGCACCTGGTGCTGCCGGCGCTCGCGTTGGGCCTGGTCAGGGGCGCGATCCTGTCCCGCTACCTGCGCTCGGCGCTGCTCGACGTGCAGCGTGAGGACTTCATGCGGACGGCTCGGGCCAAAGGGATGACCCGGTGGCAGGCGCTGCGGCGGCACGGGCTGCGCAACGCCCTGGTGCCCGTCGTGACGGTGACCGGGGTCGAGCTTGCGGGGCTGCTGGTGGGGGCCGTGGTGATCGAGACGGTGTTCGTCATCCCCGGGCTGGGGTCGTTGCTGCTGCGGTCGGTGGCCAACCGCGACCTGGTCGAGGTGCAGGCCGTCGTGATGGTGGTGGTGCTGCTGGTGCTGGCGCTGAACCTGCTGGTGGACCTGGTGTACGTGCTGGTGGACCCGCGGCTGCGGCGGGCGCGATGA
- a CDS encoding SIS domain-containing protein: MSGATLDEALAAADRAMAAESEAIAMTRLVVRPALADALRLLSQTRGRVVVSGLGKSGHIGSKMAATLASTGTPAFFVHSTEALHGDSGMVTRDDVAILISYSGETAEVCQFARMVLARGAAVVAMTGRPSSSLAALARVHLSIHVEREADPLGLAPTASTASTLALGDALAAGLMTLNGFTAEEFAVFHPGGSLGRQLLGDRSIA, translated from the coding sequence ATGAGCGGCGCGACCCTCGACGAGGCCCTCGCGGCGGCCGACCGTGCGATGGCGGCCGAGTCCGAGGCGATCGCGATGACGCGCCTCGTCGTGCGGCCGGCACTGGCGGACGCGCTGCGCCTGCTCAGCCAGACGCGTGGCCGGGTGGTGGTGTCCGGCCTCGGAAAGTCCGGGCACATCGGCTCGAAGATGGCCGCGACCCTCGCCAGCACCGGCACGCCCGCGTTCTTCGTGCACTCCACCGAGGCGCTGCACGGCGACTCGGGGATGGTCACCCGGGACGACGTCGCCATCCTGATCTCCTACTCCGGCGAGACCGCCGAGGTGTGCCAGTTCGCTCGGATGGTCCTCGCGCGCGGTGCCGCGGTGGTCGCCATGACGGGTCGGCCGTCCTCGAGCCTCGCGGCGCTCGCCCGGGTGCACCTGTCGATCCACGTCGAACGCGAGGCCGACCCGCTGGGGCTGGCGCCGACCGCGTCGACCGCCAGCACCCTCGCTCTGGGGGACGCGCTCGCCGCGGGCCTGATGACGCTGAACGGGTTCACCGCCGAGGAGTTCGCGGTGTTCCACCCCGGCGGCTCCCTCGGGCGCCAGCTGCTCGGGGACCGGAGCATCGCATGA
- a CDS encoding DUF4185 domain-containing protein, translating to MHRRQVVRSLAAVAAGTSLLLVAACAGRTPSPGGGARSTTGTSPSAATSLPPGPPAPASFVLPSSTPFALTGVRDVTQVGQISGADAPGSTVRWGMGYADLGSMFEANGKVWFTFGDNFASRAEGATGGGGTGWRSNAMAWTTDADPSDGITLGGMVTDDLGLAKELLPSKKVDDVEMTVIPTYGFEAGGAMYLHWMSVRHWGAPGEWDVNDAGLARSTDQGQSWTVLDGPRWGGTSGFVQVATHHVTEDGVDTLYVWGITHGRFGGVHLAKVPAAKVEDASAWRYLTTVDGTGNPTWGTEAARATTILDDTVGELSVAWNAYLGRWVMTYLKEGTGIVIREGLSPWGPWGQPITLVGAHDVAGPYAPYMLDRYTADGGKTIYFTLSIWDPYEVFWYRADLQK from the coding sequence GTGCACCGCCGCCAGGTCGTCAGGAGCCTCGCCGCCGTCGCGGCCGGGACGAGCCTGCTGCTCGTCGCGGCGTGCGCCGGTCGCACTCCGTCCCCCGGCGGCGGCGCGCGCTCCACCACCGGCACCAGCCCGTCCGCCGCCACCAGCCTCCCGCCCGGTCCGCCCGCACCGGCGTCCTTCGTCCTGCCGAGCTCGACGCCCTTCGCGCTCACCGGCGTGCGGGACGTGACGCAGGTCGGCCAGATCAGCGGTGCGGACGCCCCCGGCAGCACGGTGCGCTGGGGCATGGGCTACGCCGACCTCGGCTCGATGTTCGAGGCGAACGGCAAGGTCTGGTTCACGTTCGGCGACAACTTCGCCAGTCGGGCGGAGGGCGCCACCGGTGGCGGCGGCACCGGCTGGCGGTCCAACGCGATGGCGTGGACCACGGACGCCGACCCCTCGGACGGCATCACGCTCGGCGGCATGGTCACCGACGACCTCGGGCTGGCCAAGGAGCTGCTGCCGTCCAAGAAGGTGGACGACGTCGAGATGACGGTGATCCCCACCTACGGCTTCGAGGCCGGCGGGGCGATGTACCTGCACTGGATGTCCGTGCGGCACTGGGGCGCCCCGGGCGAGTGGGACGTCAACGACGCGGGCCTCGCCCGGTCGACCGACCAGGGGCAGAGCTGGACGGTGCTCGACGGCCCCCGCTGGGGCGGTACGTCCGGGTTCGTCCAGGTGGCCACCCACCACGTGACCGAGGACGGCGTGGACACCCTCTACGTCTGGGGCATCACCCACGGACGGTTCGGCGGCGTGCACCTGGCGAAGGTGCCCGCGGCGAAGGTCGAGGACGCCTCCGCCTGGCGTTATCTCACGACCGTCGACGGTACGGGGAACCCCACCTGGGGTACCGAGGCGGCACGGGCGACGACGATTCTCGACGACACCGTCGGAGAATTGTCGGTCGCGTGGAACGCCTATCTCGGCCGCTGGGTGATGACGTACCTCAAAGAAGGCACAGGAATCGTGATCCGCGAGGGCCTGTCCCCGTGGGGACCGTGGGGACAGCCGATCACCCTGGTCGGAGCGCACGACGTCGCCGGTCCTTACGCGCCCTACATGCTCGACCGGTACACGGCAGATGGCGGGAAGACGATCTATTTCACGTTGTCCATCTGGGATCCGTACGAAGTCTTCTGGTACCGCGCCGACCTGCAGAAGTAG
- a CDS encoding ABC transporter permease — MSATTSGPGRTSGRGTTSGGRPTSGGRPTTRRWNAPLLVGAVMVAAVVVVGLVSLVWTPHDPLVTAPLHRLQGPSTAHWLGTDGLGRDAASMLIAGSRVPLLVGLVAVLISLVLGVPFGIAAAMTRQGGAGLWLMRWNDVAQAFPALLLAIVLAAVRGPSTWTAMVALGIGAAPGFVRVTRAGTLQVLSREYALAARAAGRGPLYTAVRHVLPNIRSMLIVQASVGFALAVLAEAALSYLGLGTPPPTPSWGRMLQDAQAFLYVQPLLIVWPGVAIAWTVLGFNLLGDGLRDRLDPRLEAAS, encoded by the coding sequence ATGAGCGCGACGACGAGCGGGCCCGGCCGGACGAGCGGGCGCGGGACGACGAGCGGTGGTCGGCCGACGAGCGGCGGGCGGCCGACGACGCGACGGTGGAACGCTCCGCTGCTGGTCGGGGCCGTGATGGTCGCCGCGGTGGTGGTCGTCGGGCTGGTGTCGCTCGTCTGGACCCCGCACGACCCGCTGGTCACCGCCCCGCTGCACCGGTTGCAGGGGCCGAGCACCGCGCACTGGCTGGGTACGGACGGCCTCGGTCGGGACGCGGCGAGCATGCTGATCGCCGGCAGCCGGGTGCCGCTGCTGGTCGGGCTGGTCGCGGTGCTGATCTCCCTGGTGCTGGGCGTGCCGTTCGGCATCGCGGCGGCGATGACGCGGCAGGGCGGCGCGGGGCTGTGGCTGATGCGGTGGAACGACGTGGCGCAGGCGTTCCCCGCGCTGCTGCTGGCGATCGTGCTCGCGGCGGTCCGAGGGCCGTCGACGTGGACCGCCATGGTGGCGCTGGGGATCGGCGCGGCGCCGGGGTTCGTGCGGGTGACGCGCGCGGGGACGCTGCAGGTGCTCAGCCGGGAGTACGCGCTCGCGGCACGGGCCGCCGGGCGCGGACCGCTGTACACCGCCGTGCGGCACGTGCTGCCGAACATCCGCAGCATGCTGATCGTGCAGGCGTCGGTCGGTTTCGCGCTCGCGGTGCTGGCCGAGGCCGCGCTGTCCTACCTGGGCCTGGGCACGCCGCCACCGACGCCGTCCTGGGGCCGGATGCTGCAGGACGCGCAGGCCTTCCTCTACGTGCAGCCCCTGCTGATCGTCTGGCCGGGGGTCGCCATCGCGTGGACGGTGCTGGGCTTCAACCTCCTGGGCGACGGGCTGCGGGACCGCCTCGACCCTCGGCTGGAGGCGGCGTCGTGA
- a CDS encoding ribokinase, translating into MSADVCVVGSFMMDLVAYAPRRPEPGETLIGTGFSSAPGGKGFNQAVAAARAGARTAMVGCVGDDEMGVQFRAMLEAEGIDATAVTVRPDAGTGVGLPLVEPSGQNSIVVVPRANHVVDTAQIVDAAPVITGAKVLVMQLELAVEAAVAAARIAHERGVTVILNPAPVCPLPAELLEHVDVLVPNEGELAALSGEPGADPATSAAALRDRWGLDVVVTLGERGALVLTRDGAVRRVPARAVTAVDTVGAGDVFCGYLAAGLAQGLDLTTAADAANAAAAISVTRTGSAASAPTADEVRALVAAPTSVVSPR; encoded by the coding sequence ATGAGCGCCGACGTCTGCGTCGTGGGCTCCTTCATGATGGACCTGGTCGCCTACGCCCCGCGCCGGCCCGAGCCGGGCGAGACGCTGATCGGTACCGGGTTCTCCTCCGCCCCGGGCGGCAAGGGCTTCAACCAGGCGGTCGCCGCCGCGCGGGCCGGTGCGCGCACGGCCATGGTCGGTTGCGTCGGCGACGACGAGATGGGTGTGCAGTTCCGCGCGATGCTCGAGGCCGAGGGGATCGACGCGACGGCGGTCACCGTCCGGCCCGACGCGGGGACCGGTGTCGGGCTGCCGCTGGTGGAACCGAGCGGCCAGAACTCGATCGTCGTCGTGCCCCGGGCGAACCACGTCGTGGACACCGCCCAGATCGTCGACGCGGCGCCCGTGATCACCGGCGCGAAGGTGCTGGTGATGCAGCTCGAGCTCGCCGTGGAGGCGGCTGTTGCGGCCGCCCGGATCGCCCACGAGCGCGGTGTGACGGTGATCCTGAACCCCGCACCGGTGTGCCCGCTGCCGGCGGAGCTGCTGGAGCACGTGGACGTCCTGGTGCCCAACGAGGGCGAGCTCGCGGCGCTGAGCGGCGAGCCAGGTGCCGACCCGGCGACGTCCGCGGCCGCGCTCCGAGACCGCTGGGGACTTGACGTCGTGGTGACCCTGGGCGAACGTGGCGCGCTCGTGCTGACCCGGGACGGCGCCGTGCGGCGCGTGCCGGCGCGAGCCGTCACCGCGGTGGACACCGTGGGTGCGGGGGACGTGTTCTGCGGCTACCTCGCCGCCGGGCTCGCCCAGGGGCTCGACCTCACCACGGCCGCCGACGCCGCCAACGCCGCCGCAGCCATCTCCGTCACCCGGACGGGGTCGGCGGCATCCGCCCCGACGGCCGACGAGGTGCGCGCGCTGGTCGCGGCACCCACCTCCGTGGTCAGCCCCCGCTGA